A stretch of DNA from Xyrauchen texanus isolate HMW12.3.18 chromosome 31, RBS_HiC_50CHRs, whole genome shotgun sequence:
GAATAACCGTCTTAATGTTCAGATCAGTGTAATGCATACAGCATCGTCCTCATTATTATTCAACCAACAagattttacagtatttattctaCAAAACAAACTTGGACATTAGGTGATGTTGTTTTACTCTTTTCTGCATATGTGTTGTGTCCAATTGCTTTAGAATCTAGAGCGCTCCATTAGCCAGCAGAAGGGGAGCTGGATCACCTAAAGGAGCAGTTGCAGTGTGCGGAGGCTGAAAAGGAGGCCCTGAAGAAAGCCACACGGGCACAAAAACAGCGGGCACAGCGCAGTGAAGAGACCGTGGGACAGCTCCGCACACAGCTCATGGAGATAGTAAGAAGAATAGAGAATTTGGAATTGATTTAAAagcaatattctgggttcaataccagttaaagagatagtttgcccaaaaatgaaaattgtctcatcttttactcaccctcatgccatcccaggtgtttatgacttttgttcttcaccagaacacatttgaagaaaaacaggaAAATATCTCCGCTTAATAggttcttaaaatgcaagtggatggtgatcaggcctttgaagctccaaaaattacagaccgtcagcataaatgtcatccatccagttgttacattaatgtcttctaaaatgatacaattgcttttggtgtgaaaagtaatatttaaatactttttaactataaatcatcgcttCCGGTCAGCGGCAGTATGCACATTCACGTCACGAGAGGGTTGAGTTCATGTGGTctctcatgtgacgtattcatGTTGGCATGTTACAAATGTAATCTTATGTTTTTCTCTTGTTTgaaacatccaggataagcacaaaaatgcaccattgtgaaaaACTTATAGAAacaaatacaggtctaaacaaaACCCAACAAAGCTTTTGTACAGCATTCCTACTACTCAGTTGTAAatattgatgatgagctaaatttcacagaccacatttcaaagactgcaagatcatgtagatttacactctacaatatcaggaagattagacccttcctctctgtacatgccatacaactgctcgttcagtcccttgtcataactagactggactactgtaacactctcattgcaggcctacctgcatgtgcaactagacctctgcaaatgatccagaatgcagcagcacgtctggtctttaatgaacctaagagagcacatcttagaccactctttgtctctctccactggctgccggttcatgcacgtactaaattcaaggccctgatgctggcataaaaaacagtcactgggtctgctccagcatacctaaaaacatttatgcagagctacgttcccaccagaagcctgcggtcggctaaggaacatcgccttgtcgtaccaaaacaaagaggcaccaaaacactttcccggactttcagtttcatcataccacagtggtggaatgaccttcccaactcaatccgggaagctaactcactctctatcttcaaaaaacggctaaaagcacatattttccaaaagcacttaaccggtcactttaaaaaaaaaaaaaaaaaaaaattacatttcttgttgcacttaaatctgttttgtataatattctgatgctagtgaaactttgtaatatggcacttttcataccactgtctccttaagatgattagcttatgttttcctcttttgtaagtcgctttggataaaagtgtctgccaaatgaataaatgtaaaggtaaacagtgctgctcttccgggtgtgtTGCAAGTGTGTCAGTTCTCGCATGAACATGCCAACGCAAAGTCTCAAGCGTATATAGCTGCTGACTGGAAgcgattatttaaattgtattaaacccagataATTCCTTTTAATGCATCTTCTGGGGTAGGGCAATGTTCTAATTGGAATAGTTTACAGtaatatgctacattgttgtcacatgacctcactatgCTGCATGTTTTAATAAGCAAGTTGCAAACATTTCAGTAATAAATTTCAAGTTTAGAAATATGgttatttttaatctaattatgTGTGCAAATTGTGTGACTTTTTGGCAGTTTGATCAAATATTGAGTCAAAAGGTGATTTTGTCaaactggaaatggaaggtcagtTTGATTGTGTTGCATTGTGAGATACAGTATTCCACACATTTGCCTGTAAACAGCACAATTTGGCAAATGTTTTAGATCACTCCGGTAATTCATGCATACAGAAATACAGCAAACTACTTTTCTGTCAAtaatattatatacaatatatacaataataGTATGTAGAAGGCCATTCCAAACATACCTTATGACTTTTGGTTAAGCTTAAACCTATTATAAGAAAGTTTATATTTCAGTTGATAATAGTGGACTAGCTTTGTGTTTaacttttcaatgtaaaaacaaaaatatgatataataacatactgtataatcatTTATCCAATCTTCTACACAGGAAACTCAGTTGGCAGATGCTGTGTCAGCCACAGAGAACTGGAGCAGCAGCAGCCATGCAAAAGAGATGAAGGACAAGGGACAGCTAGAGATGGAGATCATATTGCTGAACAGGTTACCACAGATATCTTCCTAAACTCTCAATACACCATTCAGAACACAATTTATTCTTTGAATTCTGATATCAAtctatatacataatatatagaAGCTGTGTTAAAGCATATGTAAGTTTATTCTagatatttttgtgttgttttagtgGTATTACAGACCTGACGGAACAGTTGCATGGGCACGAGAAAAAGGCCAGTTCTGAAAGAGATGGACTTTTAGATTGGCTGAATGAGCTCACTACAGAGAGCACAACTGTTCACCTAGAGAACCAAAGAACTTAAGGTGTGACGATCTGCAGCTGTACTCTCCAGTTTGTTCAGAAATCATCATGGAACTGTCAACAGTCATGAGCTCATAAACATACTTATTTACAACAGATTATCCTTCATTATTCAGCAAGTTTGCAGGGCATTGTCATTTAATCTCATATCATATGTAAATGGAGAAGCCAATCAATAAAAATTGAGTTTACATTGTAAAGTCTTAAAGGTACGGAAAGAAAAAAAGCCTGTTTAATTCTCAAGGCCCTGTTATACAAAATCTGGCCAAACAAAGGTGTTTTTCAGTTTGTTTCGGAGGTTAAAAAGCTCACCTTcgcaaactttcaggaaaactttgtaTCAGCTGtttaacaccttcttactgccattggtccatgtcattggTAGGTGTAACCTGGAGCTCCACCTCCACTTTGAGACTGGCAGCTAATTCCCATTCAGtgagttaagatcagtcaacataaacacacCAACGTGTagagttattagcaagctggtgcaaatttacctacaccTGTATGATTATTCACGTAGAGACATTTTTCAagaatatgttttttaattaattagtctaaaaaggaatcaaatctactctaaATGTCTTTTCACTCTTGAGACAGGTTACTGCTTCATTCATGTGCCGTCTGCAGTGTTcttgataatcgcatggatgattgtttgtatcagacgggctggtttgagtatttctgtaactgtttatctcctgggattttcacacacaaaagtctctagaatttactccgtaTGGTGCCAAAAAGCATCCagtaagcagcagttctgtggacaacagagaatgaccagactggtttgaactaataacgtctacagtaactcggataaccattctgtacaattgtggtgagaagaatataatctcagaattctgagatgcgggttggtgctgttttacaaaactgatgtgtgcttCAGTTTACAGAAAAAGGCCTATTGACATCGTTTAAAAAGTCAGTGACTGAAGAACCCTTGCGATCACTTGTAATACTACTGTAACAAACTCAATattgtgtttttacattttattgtcaatgtCAAAAAAAGAGAATAAGTCTCACATCAAATGTCATTTAAACCGAGTTGTGGGGAAAAAATGCcatgtgtaaaatgacatttcTAAATGTAATGTGTTTAAGTCCAAATATTTAGTATTTGGTGTGGATGTTTTTCTTGTTGCAGCTATCGACCGACTTTGCCTCATAGCCCTGATTGCACACTGCGAAACTATTGCTCTCTTTTGGCATTGCGTTGCTTTCTGAGATTCCTCAAATGCGTTTTGTTGTATTCCTTTATCTGAAGATGGGCAGCATCTAATTTCAGTTGGTAAATCTTTTCTGTTGTAGACGTCTATAAAAGTCACAACAGTATGCTTTTGAAGAGTTCTTGAGTTGCTTCTTGGTTTTGGGGGAGATTTTCAGTGTCTTTCTGATTCTGGAATACAAAGAgtttataactttaaaatatcacaatatatgtatatacaccgatcagccacaacattaaaaccacctgcctaatattgtgtaggtccccctcgtgcctcaAACAGCgccaatgctattctgagatgcagtcttctcaccacaattgtacagagcgattatatgtgttaccgtagactttgtcagtttgaaccagtctggccattctctattgacctctctcatcaacaaggcatttctgtccacataaCTGCCgcccactgtttttttttttttttttttttttggcattatttgtagaatttttgCGCCTGTTGTGCGTGGAAataacaggagatcagcagttacaggaatactcaaaccagcccatctggcaccaacaatcatgccgcgGTTCAAATGACtgggatcacattttttccccattctgatggttgatgtgaacattaactgaagcccctgacccGTAAAAgcatggttttatgcactgcactgctgccacacgattggctgattagataatcacgttGGTTATGGTTGGTGCCAGAAGgtctagtttgagtatttctgtaactactgacctcctgggattttcacgcacaacagtctctagaatttactcagaatggtgccaaaagcaaaaaaacatccagtgaggagcagttctgtggatggaaatgccatgttgatataagaggtcaacagtgaatggccagactggttcaaactgacaaagtctatggtaactcagataaccactctgtacaattgtggtgagaaaaatataatctcagactgCTATTCTGAGATTTGGGTTGGcgttgttttggtggcacaaggaggaactacacaatattaggcaggtggttttaatgttgtggctgattggtgaagATTCTTTCATACAAAAAGAtgtccaattttatttatatatatatatatatatatgagagagagagtattattatatattgtatgttgctggtttgacattttatatattgcaattttatttaaatgcattaagtGTGATGTAAGTAGGTAAATTCTTAGGCTACTGCATCAGGAACTGGTAAAAAAGACTTACTTTTGATTGTGTGAAATCAAATATTGTGGGAAGCGCATTTGAGTGTAAACACGATGATCCAGATTCAAAACAATCCAGAGTGAAGTGAGCGGAGCACAGAGTGGAGGATTCGGATGGAGTCCATTCATTCGTTCTGTGTTCATTATCCAATGGCGAAGCAGCTCCTCTTGCTGGGAAAAACTGAGAGGAACAGaataatctgtatttttttaacaGCCATGTTTAAATAGTAGTAAGTCTGAGCCTATTTTGGCCATCTCTGATCATAAGcaacctttttttattattgcaaaaAATTCCAATCTAAAACTGAGGCATTAAAACATTAAAGAATACATATCAAGTAACCACAGTAAAGATAGTTTGCAGTAGGAATTTCAGACTTTGATTGGCTATAAACCCGCTATGCGCTGTCGATGTAAATAATGCTGCTTGCATtttttcatgatttgtgaattcagATGACGTCATTGTCCGCTCTGCAATTGGTCGTTTAAATTGTACGACTCTTCATTTTCTAATGCAAATAGTTCCTAAAGACTGAAACCACTCTCATATTGACCCGTCTGATTTGTGAATTTTGTTTCACACCGGTTTGTTTTCCTGTCAACCATTTTAAGTTCATGAGTTAACTTTTCACTCTATACTTTCACATTTCCAGCAAACAGTCTGGGTTCATGCAAATGTACTTGTTTTAGATAGAGCTTGATATGTGAAAACTTTCACAATCACATTTGGTCACATTTGATTGCGTCTTACTGCTCTACCTGCATTGCCTTGAGTAATAATAGGAAATCATCTTATATTTCTCAAAACTGACCATCTTCACTGGTCATATTAGGCTCAAAAAgaccttgacatttttttttttcacagatcaGTTTTTGTCTCGTAGCCAGGCTTTGAGAGGTCACATTCTTGAAACACATGATCATTATGAGAGAAAAACAGTTTCacaccatgttttctgtccatctgtttacttgtaatgtttgaaattcggctatgcaaaaatgtaaaaaaaattagacCTTCATTTTGAAGGACAGGGTCATAAACATTtagtcataatctattattacccatcattttaattttcgtattttaatgataaaacatgtaatagtttttattttcattcacattttcatttgtaATCATGAACTTACGGTaagagcatatagcagattataaAGCCAATTTacttatgaagagaacagatgaaaaacagagacaccacacaaaGCAGATTCATGTTTTTTCCTCACTAAAACGTTAAAACACGACATATTAATGTATTCtgttcagtgtattctgcagtgaAAGACCcttgtgtataaatatcactcacttttgcacattaatcattgctcttcacaatcacaaaagtgaccgattatggtttcaaaacagcaaatttctccaaaaggtgaggagtttggatccctgaaattattattatttgtatttttttcatggaTTTATTTAtcttgtggaatttgataattttccactgcACACCTGACAACCTTTCACAGCACACTAGTGTGGATGGGAAACActgggctaaaacaaagtgttgaTATTGGACtggctatgcaagactgtagtttgaagtcatcacttttctttgcatgatacattgactgcatttatacaatagcctAGGTCGGCGTTAGCAAGCttgccagctttatcaatagctgttagctaaatttggtggatgatgacagtaggggtttataaaatagactgtacattataaatatgttgacaatgCACTATTGATGTCATTCCATTATAACTGTCATTTTGcgatatcgatgcgctattgttttataataatagtttgtatatattttctgtataactaagttacattacactaatgaatgggtctttttgcattatcttgaacattgtcttgcattcatttcatgtgtaattgtagtttagctaaaattacacagatatgtaagcgcagcataattctagcaggaagactagcagctgtacatcatcgcaccattaattgggtaactcccagccaatcacatgtaagccattgctttacaaGTCTGCTcaaaatctatcacattgctgtttcagtgtgctaacacagcagcctccaccaccccaccaccaccagttgagtcctgtcctgtacgggggtaggctcctcacccctgcctcctatctccggcaggatatgacggttccgagtacaacttcttcggaccgccagatggggcctacgccaaagacagacattacttttctgttttatattcatcaaatacatGTAAcaaatcttaaatttcactcaggtctgcgagtcttcctgatagaacaatccttatggcactacaTTTCTGTGCTTTGCAAGCCAAAAAGTGCTATTTGCCTCTGTCAATGCCCTACATTATGTTTTTGGACATCACTTTTAATATTTACTTATCTTCTGTTAACAATGTTTACCACATTTTCCCTTTAAAATCCATATAGGGCTCCCTTCCTTGAGTTTCTGCTGTTAGTCAGGAAAAGAACATTCTATCAGTCAGATCCTATCCCCATCCTTTTACAGAACTTGTGTGTCTAATATCTCTGTCCTCACATGATTTGTATGGCCTGGATTGTATAGATGTATGATCTAGATACTGCTGCAGTCAACACGGTTTTTGAGAAAACTGGCTTGGATCCATGTGAGGTCAATATCTACAGCCTGTACCATCAATCCCTAATATTCATATTTTAGCTTAATTTCTGAAAAGAATGACGATGACCCATATTATATTATACCGTCACCAGTTTTAATACACCCCCTCCAACCTATTTAATATACAACAAGTAGGATGTGACATAAACACTGGATTAACTATGCTTCTCAATCTATACATTTATGAAACAGATGCcaattttgaaataataataataataataaccgtTAGATTGGCACCCCCTGGACACACACTTCGTTGCAGGACTATATGACAGAATGTTTTGGCTTTTCTGAATGTTAACCCAGACCACTTTCTGTGCACCTTATTTACAGGCATTCTCATAAATTTTATGACGATCATGCCATGTGCCAACACACAGTGAATCAGCAAAAATCCCAGCCTTCAGAATAGGCAGCCAGATTTTTTATTATGGCAGCATTTTCCAGACCATGAGTACTCCCAGAAATTGAATAGGGATGTTGGATTAATTGAAttcaatacataaaaaaaaaaaagtaaataaataaaatgtctaatACTGATCTAATATATGAAACTTGAAATTCAGCACCAATTTGCAGAAGCAAATTACCCAACCtctaaaattattacatttattaatacaaatacatcaatgttatatgtttatgtttggctGTTTAAAAtagaatacagtatatgtaaaaaaaaaaaaaaaagaatggattTTTTGTAATCACTTGGAGTCTTATCGAGCACTCTTCGGTATTTTCCGTCATTATTCGGGCAGTTGCTGCAGTGCATGATGTCACTGTTTCGCGCAGCTCGTTCCATTCGATCGCTCGTGCAACGCTGTTATTGCATTCGTTGAGGTCGCCACTCGTTTCCACCAAGtctcagaaaaacagagcaaagcCATCGACAAGGTAAAGCCTTTGCTCATAACAGTTTTTAATCATGCATTTTACAAACAATACACGTTTCCTTTTTTACGTTTTATTGTAGAACTAATTGAATGGTGCGCTTTTAGGTTAGGTGGCGTTTGCTATGCTGTGCGCCGTGACGGGTGTTTCAATGGCCGTTTTtagctgtttaaaaaaagaaaagggtatattttcacattttaggtATGATATGTCGTTATTACATTGTTTTGCGAACATAACAAGGGTTAAATTGCGTTTCTCCGACAAACTTTCATTGCCCTGCCCAAATGAAGTCGTTAGCAGCAGTCGGAGCTAACGCTATTCACGGCtagattataaataaaacatcattCACAGATACAGGCTGATGTACAAGAACACTCATTGAGATATACGCACCTAGAGGGAATATACAggaataatttaaaacaattcaATTTAAACCTGATTCAATTATTTACATGTAAGGCATTTGCCTCTCTTGTAGATAAACATCAACCTCAACCTCTTACGGATCATAAAAAATGCTATTTGTCTTCGGAGCAGAGACATtcgttttaatttacattttcctATCAATATGAAATACgcaattcttttattttaattgggTTAATGTGAATTTATATGAGTAAATGTTCATTTGGGGTATGGATGATCCGCCCAGCGCTCACCCTTCTCTTTCT
This window harbors:
- the LOC127624542 gene encoding outer dense fiber protein 2-like — protein: MFRSPAEGELDHLKEQLQCAEAEKEALKKATRAQKQRAQRSEETVGQLRTQLMEIETQLADAVSATENWSSSSHAKEMKDKGQLEMEIILLNSGITDLTEQLHGHEKKASSERDGLLDWLNELTTESTTVHLENQRT